The Thioalkalivibrio thiocyanodenitrificans ARhD 1 genome window below encodes:
- a CDS encoding TRZ/ATZ family hydrolase produces the protein MEMVDTLIKARWIVPVEPDDVVLEDHALAVRDGRIVDLLPIRDAEERYRADAVHQLTTHALIPGLVNSHTHAAMSLMRGVADDLPLMEWLQGHIWPHEDRWVGAEFVEDGAQLAMAEMLRGGVTCFNDMYFFPEITAHAAARAGMRAALGLIVIDFPTAWASSADEYIAKGLAIYDEHKDEALLSFCFAPHAPYTVSDEPLQRIRTLANELDLPVHMHVHETAHEVEESMARFGVRPLERLAQMGLVGPNLLAVHMTQLNDAEIAHLARAGAHVLHCPESNLKLASGFCPVHKLLNAGVNVCLGTDGAASNNDLNLLGEMRTAALLAKGVAGDASALPVATALRMATLNGARALGLADEIGSLVPGKAADVVAVDMDCLESRPVYHPLSQLVYASGREHVTHVWVAGKALLRDRRLTTLDLEAIQDKATLWQQRLMGKA, from the coding sequence ATGGAAATGGTCGACACCCTGATCAAGGCCCGCTGGATCGTTCCGGTGGAGCCCGACGACGTAGTGCTGGAGGACCACGCGCTGGCCGTTCGCGACGGACGCATCGTGGACCTGTTGCCCATCCGGGACGCCGAAGAGCGCTACCGGGCTGACGCCGTGCATCAACTCACCACCCATGCCCTCATTCCGGGACTGGTGAACAGCCACACACATGCGGCCATGAGCCTGATGCGGGGAGTCGCTGACGACCTGCCGCTGATGGAATGGCTTCAGGGCCACATCTGGCCCCACGAGGACCGCTGGGTGGGGGCGGAGTTCGTGGAGGACGGCGCGCAGCTGGCCATGGCGGAGATGCTGCGCGGCGGTGTCACCTGCTTCAATGACATGTACTTCTTCCCGGAGATCACCGCCCACGCGGCGGCCCGGGCCGGCATGCGCGCGGCCCTGGGACTCATCGTCATCGACTTTCCCACCGCCTGGGCGTCAAGTGCCGATGAGTACATCGCCAAGGGCCTGGCGATCTACGACGAGCACAAGGACGAGGCGCTGCTGTCCTTCTGTTTCGCCCCGCACGCCCCCTACACGGTCTCCGACGAGCCGCTTCAGCGCATCCGCACCCTGGCCAACGAGCTGGACCTGCCTGTGCACATGCATGTCCACGAAACTGCCCACGAGGTGGAGGAATCCATGGCCCGTTTCGGCGTGCGCCCCCTGGAGCGTCTTGCACAGATGGGGCTCGTCGGGCCGAACCTGCTCGCGGTGCACATGACCCAGCTCAATGACGCGGAGATCGCGCACCTGGCCCGGGCAGGCGCCCACGTACTGCACTGTCCCGAATCCAACCTGAAGCTTGCCAGCGGGTTCTGCCCGGTACACAAGCTCTTGAATGCCGGCGTGAACGTGTGTCTCGGCACCGACGGGGCGGCCAGCAACAACGACCTGAATCTGCTCGGCGAGATGCGCACCGCCGCCCTTCTTGCCAAGGGCGTTGCCGGTGATGCCTCTGCCCTGCCGGTCGCCACGGCACTGCGCATGGCCACCCTCAACGGCGCCCGGGCCCTGGGGCTGGCGGACGAGATCGGCTCCCTGGTGCCCGGCAAGGCGGCCGACGTGGTGGCCGTGGACATGGATTGTCTGGAGAGCCGCCCCGTGTACCATCCACTGTCGCAGCTGGTCTACGCCAGTGGCCGCGAGCACGTCACCCACGTGTGGGTGGCCGGCAAGGCGCTGCTCCGGGACCGCCGGCTCACCACCCTGGATCTGGAAGCGATCCAGGACAAGGCGACGCTGTGGCAGCAACGCCTCATGGGCAAGGCATGA
- a CDS encoding sensor domain-containing protein — protein sequence MTARLSHILEACRALFHGHPDAVYLMDTQGHYVQVNEQACRILGLARTELIGRHYGEFIAPEEHERLDAIFEDVLRGHPRAFEHTCAAQDGARMHFTVNAMPLLVDGKVAGVYAITQDVTEHRRMEEALRDSEMLLRAASHSARLGGWLADLAADRMRWSDEVCAIHDMPVETALTVAEGMNFYAPESIDRFREVFQACVSRGTPFDEELEVISARGRRVWVRTIGEAVRDPEGTIIQVRGAIQDISKRKGTEAKLRHLESRLSGAMEAMSDAFLTVDRDYRYTYVNREAERLLGRRREEMIGRPVWDEFPDLSGTVTEMSFRRAMDEGCTVHYEFRYEPLGKWMEVHVYPAPEGLAVYFCDIDERKRTEEEIQSLAFYDSLTGLPNRRLLMDRLQQSLAASQRLGLLGTVLFLDLDNFKTLNDTLGHSEGDALLRRVAERLAACVRATDTVARFGGDEYVVVLGNLGADAEEAMAQAEFMARKMLAALHQPSGEPGRQGQITCSIGITLFGMPGDTVDRVIMQADLAMYQAKASGRNTYRRFDPSAQSTVHLRAQMEEELRRAVEEGEFIPYYQPQVDIGGELSGAEALARWSHPQRGILGPSDFIHLAEESGLIFRLGPLLLECVCRHVAGWAAHPQGPGFRVDVNISARQFHHPDFVHQVISVIESTGADPRQLRLELTEGALLLNMDDTISKMKALTSCGIGFALDDFGTGYSSLYYLKHLPLNQVKIDQRFVRGVLDDSSDAAIVRAIIVLAQSLGLDVIAEGVESVPVRDFLVKQGCLKFQGFLYGHPIPREQFEKFFLSTPASGHNDIGGCG from the coding sequence GTGACCGCAAGGTTGTCCCATATCCTCGAGGCCTGCCGTGCCCTGTTTCACGGGCATCCGGACGCGGTGTACCTGATGGACACGCAGGGGCACTACGTGCAGGTCAACGAACAGGCCTGCCGGATCCTGGGACTGGCGCGCACGGAACTGATCGGACGTCACTACGGCGAGTTCATCGCGCCCGAGGAGCACGAACGCCTCGACGCCATCTTCGAGGACGTGCTTCGCGGTCATCCCAGGGCCTTCGAACACACGTGTGCGGCACAGGACGGTGCCCGCATGCACTTCACCGTCAATGCCATGCCGTTGCTGGTGGACGGGAAGGTGGCCGGCGTCTATGCCATCACCCAGGACGTGACGGAACATCGACGCATGGAAGAGGCATTGCGGGACAGCGAGATGCTGCTTCGCGCCGCCAGCCACAGCGCACGCCTCGGCGGCTGGCTCGCGGATCTGGCAGCAGACCGGATGCGCTGGTCCGATGAAGTCTGCGCAATACACGATATGCCGGTGGAGACCGCGCTGACCGTGGCGGAAGGGATGAACTTCTACGCGCCTGAATCCATCGACCGGTTTCGGGAAGTCTTTCAGGCGTGTGTGTCCCGCGGCACCCCCTTCGACGAGGAACTGGAGGTCATCTCCGCCCGGGGCAGGCGCGTCTGGGTGCGCACGATCGGCGAGGCAGTGCGCGACCCGGAGGGAACGATCATCCAGGTGCGCGGCGCCATCCAGGACATCTCCAAGCGCAAGGGCACCGAGGCGAAGCTGAGGCATCTGGAGTCACGCCTGAGCGGAGCCATGGAGGCGATGAGCGACGCCTTTCTCACGGTGGACCGGGATTACCGTTATACCTACGTCAACCGGGAAGCCGAACGCCTCCTGGGCCGCCGGCGCGAAGAGATGATCGGGAGGCCGGTCTGGGACGAGTTTCCCGACCTGTCGGGCACCGTCACGGAGATGTCATTTCGTCGCGCCATGGATGAAGGATGCACCGTTCACTATGAGTTCCGGTATGAACCCCTGGGGAAGTGGATGGAGGTGCATGTGTACCCGGCACCCGAGGGGCTGGCAGTCTATTTCTGTGACATCGATGAACGCAAGCGCACCGAGGAGGAGATCCAGTCCCTCGCCTTCTACGATTCCCTGACCGGCCTGCCCAACCGGCGTCTGCTCATGGACAGGCTGCAACAGTCCCTGGCGGCCAGCCAACGGCTCGGCCTGCTGGGTACAGTGCTGTTTCTCGATCTGGACAATTTCAAGACACTCAATGACACCCTTGGCCATTCGGAAGGTGATGCCCTGCTGCGCCGCGTCGCCGAACGGCTGGCCGCCTGCGTACGGGCCACTGATACCGTGGCCCGGTTCGGGGGTGACGAGTACGTCGTGGTCCTGGGAAATCTGGGCGCGGATGCCGAGGAGGCCATGGCCCAGGCGGAATTCATGGCGAGAAAGATGCTCGCGGCGCTTCATCAGCCGTCCGGTGAGCCGGGACGGCAGGGTCAGATCACGTGCAGCATCGGAATCACCCTGTTCGGCATGCCGGGCGATACCGTGGATAGGGTCATCATGCAGGCGGATCTGGCCATGTACCAGGCCAAGGCGTCCGGGCGCAACACGTACCGCCGTTTTGACCCGAGCGCGCAGTCCACCGTACACCTCCGGGCGCAAATGGAGGAGGAGCTGCGCAGGGCCGTGGAAGAGGGGGAGTTCATTCCCTACTATCAACCCCAGGTCGATATCGGGGGGGAACTCTCGGGAGCCGAGGCTCTTGCCCGCTGGAGTCATCCACAGCGGGGTATCCTCGGCCCATCGGACTTCATTCACCTGGCCGAGGAGTCAGGGCTGATCTTCAGGCTGGGTCCCCTGCTGCTCGAATGCGTCTGCCGTCACGTGGCCGGATGGGCGGCGCACCCGCAGGGACCGGGATTCCGGGTGGACGTGAATATCAGCGCGCGGCAATTTCACCATCCCGATTTCGTCCACCAGGTCATTTCCGTCATCGAAAGCACGGGCGCCGATCCGCGGCAGCTGAGACTCGAACTCACCGAGGGCGCCCTGCTGCTGAATATGGACGACACGATCTCGAAGATGAAGGCACTGACATCCTGTGGTATCGGTTTTGCACTGGATGATTTCGGCACGGGATACTCGTCGCTGTACTACCTGAAGCACCTGCCCCTGAATCAGGTCAAGATCGATCAGCGTTTCGTGCGCGGCGTGCTGGACGACTCAAGCGACGCGGCCATCGTGCGGGCAATCATCGTGCTTGCGCAGAGTCTCGGTCTCGATGTCATCGCCGAGGGAGTGGAAAGTGTCCCCGTGCGGGATTTCCTCGTCAAACAGGGCTGCCTCAAGTTCCAGGGTTTCCTTTACGGCCATCCGATTCCCCGGGAACAGTTCGAGAAGTTCTTTCTTTCCACTCCCGCGTCAGGACACAACGACATCGGGGGCTGTGGCTGA
- the ubiG gene encoding bifunctional 2-polyprenyl-6-hydroxyphenol methylase/3-demethylubiquinol 3-O-methyltransferase UbiG — protein MSDASSPNMDPREVAKFDDLAHRWWDPQGEFRPLHEINPLRLDYVERRMPLDDARVLDVGCGGGILAESMARRGAQVTGIDMAAAPLEVARMHLLESGVEVDYRQVPVEELAEEMPGAFDVVTCMEMLEHVPDPASVVDACARLVRQGGHVFFSTINRNPKSFLFAIVGAEYLLRMLPRGTHEYARFIRPSELTAWARAAGLETRHIGGLGYNPLTGEYRLADDVQVNYLMHTTRDA, from the coding sequence ATGTCAGACGCCTCCAGCCCCAATATGGATCCTCGCGAGGTGGCCAAGTTCGACGACCTGGCCCATCGCTGGTGGGATCCCCAGGGCGAATTCCGGCCGCTGCACGAGATCAATCCCCTGCGCCTGGACTACGTGGAACGGCGGATGCCCCTTGACGATGCCCGGGTGCTGGACGTGGGCTGCGGCGGCGGCATCCTGGCCGAGTCCATGGCCCGGCGCGGCGCGCAGGTCACCGGCATCGACATGGCGGCGGCGCCCCTGGAGGTTGCGCGCATGCATCTGCTCGAGTCGGGAGTGGAGGTGGACTACCGCCAGGTCCCGGTGGAGGAACTGGCCGAGGAGATGCCCGGCGCCTTCGACGTGGTGACGTGCATGGAAATGCTGGAGCACGTACCGGATCCCGCCTCCGTGGTCGACGCCTGCGCGCGCCTGGTGCGGCAGGGGGGGCACGTATTCTTCTCCACCATCAACCGCAATCCGAAATCGTTCCTGTTCGCCATTGTGGGGGCGGAGTATCTGCTTCGCATGCTGCCCCGGGGCACGCATGAGTACGCCCGCTTCATCCGGCCCTCGGAACTGACCGCCTGGGCACGCGCGGCCGGACTGGAGACCCGTCACATCGGAGGCCTCGGCTACAACCCGCTCACCGGTGAGTATCGGCTGGCGGACGACGTGCAGGTCAATTACCTTATGCATACCACGAGGGACGCGTGA
- the gph gene encoding phosphoglycolate phosphatase (PGP is an essential enzyme in the glycolate salvage pathway in higher organisms (photorespiration in plants). Phosphoglycolate results from the oxidase activity of RubisCO in the Calvin cycle when concentrations of carbon dioxide are low relative to oxygen. This enzyme is a member of the Haloacid Dehalogenase (HAD) superfamily of aspartate-nucleophile hydrolase enzymes (PF00702).), whose translation MRAALEIPYRTVLFDLDGTLADTAPDLYAAQALLSREHGLEPMPFEAVRDHVSHGSTALVKLAFPEAEGERFEQLRARFLAIYAENLFLDTTLFPGMESLLAWLESRGLKWGVVTNKPAFLTDPLMESLGLAHRAACLVSGDTITQRKPHPAPMLHACELAGCRPAECLYVGDAERDIQAGHAAGMSTLIALYGYIDGTQHPDQWGADGMIHEPREILDWILGTLEPVRRVENT comes from the coding sequence GTGAGGGCCGCCCTGGAGATTCCCTACCGGACGGTGCTGTTCGATCTGGACGGCACGCTCGCCGACACCGCCCCGGACCTGTATGCCGCCCAGGCCCTGCTCTCCAGGGAGCACGGCCTCGAGCCCATGCCCTTCGAGGCGGTACGGGACCATGTCTCGCACGGCTCCACCGCCCTGGTGAAGCTCGCCTTCCCGGAGGCCGAGGGGGAACGTTTCGAGCAGTTGCGGGCGCGCTTCCTGGCCATCTATGCCGAGAACCTCTTTCTGGACACGACCCTGTTTCCGGGCATGGAGAGTCTGCTGGCGTGGCTGGAATCCCGGGGCCTCAAATGGGGCGTGGTGACCAACAAGCCGGCGTTTCTGACCGATCCGCTGATGGAATCCCTGGGACTGGCCCATCGGGCAGCCTGCCTCGTGAGCGGAGACACCATCACGCAACGCAAGCCTCATCCCGCCCCCATGCTGCACGCCTGTGAACTGGCCGGGTGCCGTCCCGCCGAGTGCCTCTATGTGGGGGATGCCGAGCGTGACATTCAGGCCGGACACGCCGCCGGCATGTCCACCCTCATTGCCCTGTACGGCTACATCGACGGGACGCAGCACCCGGATCAATGGGGTGCCGACGGCATGATCCACGAACCTCGCGAGATTCTGGATTGGATCCTCGGCACCCTGGAGCCGGTGCGACGGGTGGAGAACACGTGA
- a CDS encoding Lcl C-terminal domain-containing protein, producing the protein MALRPSRIGLRVARIGAMAALFLLSPGLVPVSAEERFTFPDTGLVADHRLGLIWMRCSIGQRQTGEGCPGEADRLTWTEVLARIDTLATPDCPWRIPEFHELRALLQPGGGKQALDPQAFPDTPDGWFWTRVRAGGHSQYDCFVDFAGEGRTRCNMGGRFHLRPVMTPVDDAGSCAVR; encoded by the coding sequence ATGGCCTTGCGTCCGTCCCGTATCGGATTGCGGGTCGCGCGGATCGGTGCCATGGCCGCATTGTTCCTGCTGTCCCCGGGGCTTGTACCGGTCAGCGCGGAAGAACGCTTCACGTTCCCGGACACGGGTCTGGTGGCGGATCATCGACTGGGCCTGATCTGGATGCGTTGCAGCATCGGCCAGAGGCAGACCGGCGAGGGGTGTCCGGGAGAAGCCGATCGCCTGACCTGGACCGAGGTCCTCGCACGCATCGACACCCTGGCAACCCCCGACTGCCCGTGGCGGATTCCCGAGTTTCACGAGCTGCGCGCGCTCCTGCAGCCCGGCGGCGGAAAGCAGGCCCTGGACCCGCAGGCCTTCCCGGATACCCCGGATGGCTGGTTCTGGACCCGGGTGCGTGCCGGCGGCCACTCCCAGTACGACTGTTTCGTGGATTTCGCGGGTGAGGGCCGGACCCGCTGCAACATGGGCGGACGATTCCACCTGCGGCCGGTCATGACGCCGGTTGACGATGCGGGCTCATGCGCCGTCCGGTAG
- the hpnC gene encoding squalene synthase HpnC, producing the protein MSTRPDPETRRAYAQCTRQARAHYENFPVASRLLPAHMRGPVAAIYVFARRADDLADEGRLAAGQRLNELDALERRLHAAADGDPGDDAGFVALAHAIRVHRLPVSLFLDLLDAFRQDVTRTRYQDFGDVMQYCRRSANPVGRLLLHVAGHTDARSLAWSDAICSALQLINFYQDLSQDFHEMGRIYLPMDEMARFGVTEAHIQQGISDPPMQALMRFQYARADRLLRSGAPLGSALGGRFGLEIRLITVAGARVLWRLKCQQADVFSRPRLRLRDYAAILRGALFPAGTAAMASETPP; encoded by the coding sequence ATGTCCACCCGGCCTGACCCGGAGACCCGCCGGGCCTATGCCCAGTGTACACGCCAGGCCCGGGCCCACTATGAGAACTTCCCCGTCGCATCCCGCCTTCTGCCGGCACACATGCGCGGCCCGGTGGCAGCCATCTACGTGTTCGCCCGCCGGGCCGATGATCTGGCCGACGAGGGCCGCTTGGCCGCCGGGCAGCGCCTGAACGAACTGGATGCCCTTGAACGCCGCCTGCATGCGGCCGCTGACGGCGATCCCGGCGATGACGCGGGCTTTGTGGCACTGGCCCATGCCATCCGGGTCCACCGGCTGCCAGTGTCCCTGTTTCTGGACCTGCTGGACGCGTTTCGCCAGGATGTAACCCGGACACGTTATCAGGACTTCGGCGACGTGATGCAATACTGCCGTCGCTCGGCAAACCCTGTGGGTCGGTTGCTGCTCCACGTGGCCGGTCATACGGATGCGCGCTCGCTGGCGTGGTCAGATGCCATCTGCTCGGCCCTGCAGTTGATCAATTTCTACCAGGATCTCTCACAGGATTTCCACGAGATGGGACGCATCTACCTGCCCATGGACGAGATGGCCCGTTTCGGTGTCACCGAGGCCCATATCCAACAGGGTATCAGCGATCCGCCCATGCAGGCGCTGATGCGCTTCCAGTACGCGCGGGCGGACCGGCTGCTGCGCTCGGGTGCGCCCCTGGGCTCGGCGCTGGGAGGACGTTTCGGGCTGGAGATCCGCCTGATCACCGTTGCCGGGGCGCGGGTATTGTGGCGCCTGAAATGTCAGCAGGCGGACGTGTTCTCGCGGCCCCGGTTGCGTCTGCGCGATTACGCCGCCATCCTCAGGGGCGCCCTGTTTCCCGCAGGAACAGCCGCCATGGCCAGCGAGACACCGCCGTGA
- the hpnE gene encoding hydroxysqualene dehydroxylase HpnE, which produces MRSVDTVVIGAGWSGLAAAVELAASGREVTVLESAPQAGGRARSVTLGERTLDNGQHILLGAYEHVLSLLRTLEVAEADVLLRLPLDLTMRAPERRGLSLSTLYLPAPVHLLAGLLTARGAGVLETLGALPGIRRMLRRSEDDDITVGALLQRCRQPEHLVRGLWRPLCLAALNTPVEEASAQLFCRVLGQAFTGHRRNSDLLIPRVDMDRVLAEPARRYLEARGGRLLTGRRVTGLEPMDGVLRVRTRDLTMDARHVVLATPPAVSAALCTPLAGMRPVVRGLEHLGQEPICTVYLQYPPEVHLPVPMVGVLDLTTQWIFDRRHSGHPGIMAVVISGPGPHIELDNDALARQVTAELGLLYPDWPPPGDHWVVREKRATFRAAAGCEKHRPAMHTPVPGLLLAGDHVRNDLPATLEGAVMNGVQCARAITRNTDA; this is translated from the coding sequence ATGAGATCCGTCGACACGGTGGTTATCGGCGCCGGCTGGTCAGGGCTGGCGGCGGCGGTGGAACTCGCCGCGTCGGGCCGGGAAGTGACCGTGCTGGAGTCCGCACCCCAGGCCGGCGGGCGGGCGCGCAGCGTGACCCTGGGCGAACGCACGCTGGACAACGGGCAGCACATCCTGCTGGGCGCCTACGAGCATGTGCTTTCGCTGCTGCGGACACTGGAGGTGGCCGAGGCGGATGTACTGCTGCGCCTGCCCCTGGACCTGACCATGCGTGCCCCCGAGCGGCGCGGCCTGTCACTGTCGACCCTGTATCTGCCGGCACCCGTACACCTGTTGGCGGGACTGCTCACGGCACGGGGTGCCGGCGTGCTGGAAACCCTGGGTGCCCTACCCGGCATCCGACGCATGCTTCGCCGGAGCGAAGACGACGACATCACCGTCGGCGCCCTGCTGCAACGCTGCCGTCAGCCGGAGCATCTCGTGCGCGGCCTGTGGCGCCCCCTGTGCCTCGCGGCCCTCAATACCCCCGTGGAGGAGGCCTCTGCGCAGCTCTTCTGCCGGGTACTCGGCCAGGCATTCACCGGCCACCGGCGCAATTCGGACCTGCTGATTCCCCGGGTGGATATGGACCGGGTGCTGGCCGAGCCGGCGCGGCGCTATCTGGAAGCCCGCGGCGGACGCCTGCTGACCGGGCGGCGCGTCACCGGGCTCGAACCGATGGACGGCGTCCTGCGTGTCCGGACGCGCGATCTCACCATGGACGCCCGTCATGTCGTGCTGGCGACGCCGCCTGCCGTGAGTGCGGCGCTGTGCACGCCGCTGGCGGGCATGCGCCCAGTGGTGCGCGGACTCGAACACCTGGGGCAGGAACCCATTTGCACGGTCTATCTGCAGTACCCGCCGGAGGTGCATCTGCCCGTGCCCATGGTGGGCGTGCTGGACCTGACCACCCAGTGGATCTTCGATCGCCGGCACTCGGGGCATCCGGGCATCATGGCGGTGGTGATCTCCGGCCCCGGCCCCCACATAGAACTGGACAACGATGCGCTGGCCCGGCAGGTCACCGCGGAACTGGGCCTGCTCTATCCTGACTGGCCGCCACCCGGGGATCACTGGGTCGTGCGTGAGAAACGTGCCACCTTCCGTGCCGCCGCCGGCTGTGAGAAACACCGCCCCGCCATGCACACTCCCGTGCCGGGACTCCTGCTTGCGGGCGATCATGTGCGCAACGATCTGCCCGCCACGCTCGAAGGCGCGGTCATGAATGGCGTACAATGCGCCCGGGCCATTACCCGAAACACTGACGCCTGA
- the rmuC gene encoding DNA recombination protein RmuC, translating into MDTTLLITAAVVCFAAGLVLGFFIGHLRTQGRMAVLESELAAERRRTEERTAAFEEYRKQIGDSFSTLAGQALRHNSEEFLRLANEHLKGVQVQANAELTQKEKAIEGLVKPIRETLEKTEAQIRAMEQAREAAFGSLSQHLRLMAEGQQRLQSETHNLVRALSRPTVRGQWGEMTLKRLAELAGMVEHCDFQEQTHRATEDGAMRPDMIVRLPDARELVVDAKTPLDAYLAAADAPDDRQREQHLKTHARKVRERMRELSSKAYWTQFKESPDFVILFIPGDQFLSAALEHDPALLEDALSNRVILATPSSLVALLRAVAYGWRQQAVAENAEKIRELGEELYKRLAVFTEHLARLGKTLGTSVDHYNRAVGSLERNVMPGARRFSELGIQARKQMEEPTPLEQAPRMPLETEDAPQEGKPD; encoded by the coding sequence GTGGACACCACACTCCTCATCACCGCCGCCGTCGTCTGCTTCGCCGCAGGGCTCGTCCTGGGCTTCTTCATCGGGCACCTGCGTACTCAGGGCCGGATGGCGGTACTGGAATCGGAACTGGCGGCGGAGAGGCGCCGCACAGAGGAACGGACTGCGGCCTTCGAGGAATACCGCAAGCAGATCGGAGACAGTTTTTCCACGCTGGCGGGCCAGGCGCTTCGCCACAACAGCGAGGAGTTCCTGCGGCTTGCCAACGAACACCTGAAGGGCGTGCAGGTGCAGGCCAACGCCGAACTCACCCAGAAGGAAAAGGCCATCGAGGGCCTGGTCAAGCCCATCCGTGAGACGCTGGAGAAGACCGAAGCCCAGATCCGGGCCATGGAACAGGCCCGTGAGGCGGCATTCGGCTCGCTGAGCCAGCACCTCAGGCTCATGGCTGAAGGTCAGCAGCGGCTGCAGTCGGAAACGCATAACCTGGTGCGCGCCCTCTCCCGCCCCACGGTGCGCGGACAGTGGGGGGAGATGACCCTTAAGCGCCTGGCGGAACTGGCGGGCATGGTGGAGCACTGCGACTTCCAGGAGCAGACCCACCGGGCCACCGAGGACGGCGCCATGCGACCGGACATGATCGTGCGCCTGCCTGACGCACGGGAACTGGTGGTGGATGCCAAGACGCCGCTGGACGCCTACCTTGCGGCGGCGGACGCGCCGGATGACCGGCAGCGCGAACAGCACCTCAAGACCCATGCGCGCAAGGTGCGCGAGCGCATGCGCGAACTCTCCAGCAAGGCCTACTGGACTCAGTTCAAGGAGTCACCGGATTTCGTCATCCTGTTCATCCCCGGCGATCAGTTTCTCTCCGCAGCGCTGGAACACGATCCGGCCCTGCTGGAGGATGCCCTGTCCAATCGCGTGATCCTGGCGACCCCCAGCAGTCTCGTGGCGCTGCTGCGTGCCGTGGCCTACGGCTGGCGCCAGCAGGCGGTGGCGGAGAACGCGGAGAAGATCCGCGAGCTGGGCGAGGAACTCTACAAGCGCCTCGCCGTATTCACTGAGCATCTTGCAAGACTGGGCAAGACCCTGGGCACCAGCGTGGACCATTACAACAGGGCGGTCGGTTCCCTGGAACGCAACGTCATGCCCGGGGCGCGGCGCTTCTCCGAGCTTGGCATCCAGGCGCGAAAGCAGATGGAGGAACCGACGCCCCTGGAGCAGGCGCCGCGCATGCCGCTTGAGACCGAGGACGCGCCGCAGGAGGGCAAGCCGGATTGA
- the hpnD gene encoding presqualene diphosphate synthase HpnD — translation MTPEQYCQEKAARSGSSFYYSFLFLPGEQRQAITALYAFCREVDDVVDEMREPDVARRKLDWWREEINRLFAGAPTHPVGRALLPAIERYNLPQEYFREIIDGMQMDLDYDAYPTFTELSLYCYRVASVVGLMAAEIFGYEDRRTTRYAHDLGMALQLTNILRDVREDAMRGRVYIPMEELNRFGVEPGELTLPQASDRLKSLFDFQARRAHEYYDRAFQRLPEVDRHAQRSGIIMAAIYRTLLDEIEADGYRVLERRIRLTPIRKLWIAWRTARHEKRRHRRLEHP, via the coding sequence GTGACCCCGGAACAGTACTGCCAGGAGAAGGCCGCGCGCAGCGGTTCCAGCTTCTATTACAGCTTCCTGTTCCTGCCCGGGGAACAACGGCAGGCCATCACCGCCCTGTACGCCTTCTGCCGGGAGGTGGACGACGTGGTGGACGAGATGCGCGAACCCGACGTGGCGCGCAGGAAACTGGACTGGTGGCGCGAGGAGATCAACCGTCTGTTCGCTGGCGCCCCGACCCACCCGGTGGGCCGGGCGCTGCTTCCGGCCATCGAGCGCTACAATCTCCCCCAGGAATACTTCCGGGAGATCATCGATGGCATGCAGATGGATCTGGACTACGACGCATACCCCACGTTTACGGAACTCTCGTTGTACTGCTACCGGGTCGCCTCGGTGGTCGGGCTGATGGCCGCGGAGATCTTCGGCTACGAGGATCGCCGGACGACCCGCTACGCCCACGATCTGGGCATGGCCCTGCAACTCACCAACATCCTGCGCGACGTGCGCGAGGACGCCATGCGCGGGCGGGTCTATATCCCCATGGAGGAACTGAACCGCTTCGGCGTGGAACCAGGGGAACTCACGCTCCCCCAGGCCTCCGACCGGCTGAAGTCCCTGTTCGACTTTCAGGCACGGCGTGCGCACGAATACTACGACCGCGCGTTCCAACGGCTCCCTGAGGTCGACCGCCATGCCCAGAGAAGCGGCATCATCATGGCCGCCATCTACCGGACGCTGCTGGACGAGATCGAGGCGGACGGCTACCGGGTGCTGGAACGGCGCATCCGGCTCACGCCCATCCGCAAACTCTGGATCGCCTGGCGCACGGCCCGGCACGAGAAGCGGCGCCACCGCCGCCTCGAGCATCCATGA